From the Helianthus annuus cultivar XRQ/B chromosome 17, HanXRQr2.0-SUNRISE, whole genome shotgun sequence genome, the window tacttaataaaccttttattaaaattgtcgttttaatgatcgtgtattaattattaattttatgtaCGTAACAAACATCTCATCTCATGGCAAAAcgcataataaaataaataaatatgcaatTCCGGGTTAAGATTATGTTCGGTTCGTTCGAGCCCAAGAACATGAACCGAGCCTATTAAGTGTAGCACAAACACTTTTGTGCTCCCACTTAATCTTGGATCcaataaaaaaaactttaattTAAAGAAAAACTAAGTTTCTTTAATATAAAgataaaacaaaattttgaattttatttttaaatgtaGGAAAAGATAAAACcaaattttgaatttgatttttaaataaaaataaagtttgtTCCATTTTTTCTATTTAAAATGCGTAGCTCCAAAAACAATTTAGTACGCGGGTTATGTAAAACTGATTCTGGACCCGGATTTGCATAATACGATCATTAAGCTAAACGAAATAGGTTAAGGCCAAGTATTTTGTCAAAGAGGACTTTGACAAGTGTTCATGTTTGGCCTTAATAAAACTTGCCTATAACTATTATACGTGACAGGTTCCTATGCCAAATCTACTCGATTTTAAGCATGCAATTCTATAACTATTTTATAGATCTACAAACGCTTCTATAAAATAACCTACTTTGATTTGtaaggtggctctgataccactgttggaatttagtgtaacttttagaaaataattttagtcaatttgtcaaacaaactgaacgcagcggaaaacatgtacacgaggttcggttctaaaccttttccaccagtgatctcattacaatcaaaataggttataataaaattaaagaatcgtgacgtccaagaaagacaccttggctcaacgaacgatctcgctagatgatcaTTGACCAcgaaaagaaaaataaagtcAAAACTTTACTTACCTTTTTGCGTAATCGAAGAAACAGAAACTATGGTTGTACTTCACGATTGAGAAGGAAATTAACAAAAGATTTTCACTACCTCCTTTTCATCAATTGAGAATAAGTATGCCTTCTCAATTGTTTTTGCTTTGGTTTCCTTTTACACACCCTTGAAGAAAACGTCAGGAGCATGGACTTTAAATTGAGAGTTCCAATTAGAGATCAATTCCTAATTCCCAATAAATAAATTTCCATATCCCCTTTTTAATAGCTACCAAACTTTTAATAGATAAAAAAATCATGGAGATCTTATGAAATTTAAAGATATATAATTATCTCATTAAGATTTGTAATCTAATTACAACTCCTTCATAATTATCTCATAATTAATATAATTATCtctatttattataattaacaaattaattataatatttatcCAGCTCTATgtaattattctaaataattacCCGCTTCTTTCattacgcttattatttcgtgatccgTTGATTAACTATTAAAACACCATTAGttgttcgttgcccaaagtgtaactctttgggtcgtaccttgacggcaaCGTTGAATTATAATCGATAATTGAACATCATATCCAACAAAAAACAACTGCAAATTTCACCTCTCACCCATTGGTTCTACCGAATTAATATGTGTATCAAGATTGGGGCTCGTAACTTGTTCGGCGATATCTCCTTCAATTCTTAACCTTTTCAGGTAATTCCAAAGCCTATTGTGCTTTATTTTTCATTCTCTACAAAAGTCCTCTATCAATTTCTATGATAGAAGGCTAATTTATCTTAAATTAATTTTAGTTGAAAGTAGGGTTCTTCGTTCATACGTTTTGGGGCTTTTAGGTTTAGACATGTGTTTTGATGAAATTTAAAGTAGACTATTGTTATATATCATATTATCACATTGTGTGTAGATTTTGTGGATTTTTAGATGTCAATTggaattttggtgaattatttatgttttaatcattagataaatcaaataaaaatacaagATAATCTCTAATAAATTCAATAAATATTGTTATTGGTTATTTCATATTATATCAACACTAAGGGAATTTCTATTTAAattttttcttgatttttggGAATTCATGAATttaatttggatttatacatgttttaattatttaaaaatactaGAATTTCACAACTAAATtctataaatatttttactgatttatATAGATTATATAATTGTAGTGGGAATTTTATATAAATCTtccatatttttttatataatcatTTAAGTAAAGAAGCTATGGAAATATTAAACAAGTAAATTCCTTTATATAATTAATCATAATATGTGATAATCATTTAATCTGCGATATAAAAATTATTAGATGGTTTTAGTAAATTTGTTAAATATGGGCATTTACAAAACTATTAAACCCTATTAAATTGATAATTCTAAGAATATCTCATGgttaataattatattttaatatatagggCCTTCCCACtagttttataaatatatatatatatatatatatatatatatatataactagtggGAAGGCCCGCGTGTTGCCGCgggtatttttgattttttgccGCATGTTGCCCAACGAGttcaaatattttattttttaaaccgATTTTTTAAACCATTGgcgcatttcatcgaacacttcaTAGGCATAAATAAAAGTCAATCATAAACAATAACATATATAGATTTTTATTCAAGTCAAACCTCCAATCGGTAACAGATATATAAGAGATTTCCCCTAGAAAGTCGATCAAAAGAAAGAGAAATCATCGGTTTAAGATGGTCTCTGTTTAAGAACTGTGTTCATTCTTTATTGCATGAACGGAAACCTGAGGACAAGTGTGATCACATGTATCTCCTAAACCAAGCTGACCATGTTCGCCCCATCCCCATGTCATTATTACTCCATTTTCTgcaataataagaataataataatgaaaCACAAACTATGTACACTTAGGAATACTCTACTATATCATCTTTTTGTGACTTGACTCCGGATTTGCGTTAGATTTCGGGTAGCTTATAATGAGCTGAATGGGTCAATAACTTGAAAGTCGCCTGACGTGTATTTTTTAAGCAAATAAATTCATAACCTGTTTCATTCATGGAAGTTCGATGAGTATTTGGAGTAATGTAGTTTTCATAATATGTTTACTGTGATAATTGTTTATGATTTGTTAAATGAAGAAAGACATGCTTTCAGGCCGACCCGTTTCAACCGACACCAAAAGGTACTTGGTTTTTTACATAACCCGTCTGTTCCGTTATCCAACCCGCAAGACCCGCCCATTGTGCCAACCAAAATGCTTGCCTGTAGTGATGACCGAGTGCTCTGATCCTGATGCAACTCCCGCAACTTTTATCCAATCCAGTCCAGAGATTTCCTTTACTTGGCCTTCATCTAAATCCTCTACAAATCAAAATATAATCAACTTAGTTCAAGAAATCACTACATCATTAGCGGAGTCAAGATGATACATACGGTTGACCGAGATTTCCTTCTGAGGATTGCTAAGAGCCCCATGATGGCTCCCCCCAagctatgtagttaatatcccgatatatcaaccgatatatcagtgatatatcggttatcggtcccctgcCGAGATAGTAGTACAAAATATTGGTCAGTttatcggtaccgataatatTAGTGATATTGTCCGATATTTGACGGATATAGGAccgatatttgatcgataaatcaccaattttcccgatatcagtaccattcttcttatttctaccgttcatttttcttcttattgctgctatcaGTGTTTTATGTCTTAATTGTTGttactgttaaatgttagtgttttagttcttagtcagttcttacttgttaaaattgttagtgttaactaaattgctatatatataaatttagcatgatattaaaattaccgatatctcaccgatatCCCACTGTGATAACCggtatctcaaatatcggtccttgaccgatatccgatattttaccgcattaactagtTAGCCCCCAAGCATAAGAATGTATCCTTCGTCTgtacgtaaaaaaaaaaattagttttttgtTAAGCCGTCATGCGACTACCTCCAATATGAAGACTTGAGTTGAGAAAATCCTCCCTTTTGAGCTATTTTGACTTTAACAAGTCAAACAAACTTTTAAAATTACAATTGTACCTATTAAAAGTAACACATATTCCACCCTAAGGCAGCCTGCTTAAATGATGTAAGACCCTAATACATATTTGACAAAAGTCGTAGCGGAAATTCTTGCCGTAAATTTTCTTTTATTACACAAGTCTtaacttacttgaaagttcattttaaaaatatatgttttacaaaacaaaagcaTAACATCCGTTTGCTAAAGTATATACTCAATTaatcccgtacaatctatcttgtgactcggtcttcgatctctattCCTCGTGATAATCGTTCGTGATTTGCACAACCTGCACTCACTACGTACAATCATAACATTAGcatacaatacataaacaaaatTTATTCCTGTACACTTCCCCTTTTCATTATCTTTCTAgctttaagcatttcatctgcgtatccgtatcctggtgaggcttcaataatgtacctgcatcaCTTTTCATCCTCAAGGTACACCATTAATAACGTATTACTCAACGCATCTAAATCATGCATACTTACATTTTTTTCATGCATACATCCACATCTACATACCTACATGCCTTCCTATACCTCTACACatatgcatacactcatacgcaccttcatgcatacatacatgcatacacatttacatacgtacctacatttctacatctctacatacatgcatatactcctacgtatcttcatatatacataaatacacaactacatacgtacatacattccTATGtctctacatacatgcatacactcatacgtaccttcatatatacataaatacacatctacatacgtacatacgttcCTATGTACACGTTCAATAACTTGTATACCTCTTACATACTCATACTTTAATCACATGGGACTTAGACTTAAATTATAACTCATATACATCAAAGGAACGATAAAAATCATGTTTGGTAGGcccaccgtagtccacggataataTACCGAAGCTTACGATGCATAAAtcatataaataatatttttcacaaaaccttcacccggccgtgtcagaaAACCACACGGCCGTGTCAGCTCTGCACTTTTCCAAGCCATTAGTTCTTACCTTAACGGACATAACTCTCTCATTTTTTATCCGTTTTgcgtcacgtttcttcctacgtgattgtaaaTTAACATTCTATCATGTGGACTTGAAATCCCATATCCAGATTAAGGAAATTCCTAGCTTACGCACTATCGGCTTAGTAttcatttatgatttattcgacccgttcatgtatTTAGCAACATAACTTGTTGGTTTGACCTTAACttcatatgaacttaataatTTCTAGGTCATCTATCATAAAAGATTCATTCCCGGATACCTTACACCTTTTccacccattttcgctcaaaagcttattttgacccgttaaggtgTATGCACATTAAATGGTCTATGACTTACAAAACCATACTCCCCACTTTCATACTTGACCAATACATTACACTAATCGAATAGCTTGTTTCTAAACTACTTTTAAGATCGTTTGCCCATTATAAGTGTTaattaaattgctatatatataaatttagcatgatattaaaattactgaTATCTCACCGATATCCCACTGCGATACCggtatctcaaatatcggtccttgaccgatatccgatattttaccgcattaactagtTAGCCCCCAAGCATAAGAATGTATCCTTCGTCTGTACGTAAAAAAAAGTAGTTTTTTTGTAAAGCCGTCATGCGACTACCTCCAATATGAAGACTTGAGTTGAGAAAATCCTCCCTTTTGAGCTATTTTGACTTTAACAAGTCAAATAAACTTTTAAAATCACAAATGTACCTGTTAAAAGTAACACATATTCCACCCAAAGGCAGCCTGCTTAAATGATGTAAGACCCTAATACATATTTGagaaaagtcgcagcggaaattcttGCCGTAAAATTTCTTTTATTACACACGTCTtaacttacttgaaagttcattttaaaaatatatgttttacaaaacaaaagcaTAACATCCGTTTGCTAAAGTATATGCTCAATTAATCCCGTacatctatcttgtgactcggtcttcgatctctattCCTCGTGATAATCGTTCTTGATTTgcacaacctgcactcaccacgtATAATCATAACATTAGCACACAATACATAAACAAAATTTATTCCTGTACACTTCCCCTTTTCATTATCTTTCTAgctttaagcatttcatctgcgtatccgtatcctggtgaggcttcaataatgtacctgcatcaCTTTTCATCCTCAAGGTACACCATTAATAACGTATTACTCAACGCATCTAAATCATGCATACTTACATTTTTTTTCATGCATACATCCACATCTACATACCTACATGCC encodes:
- the LOC110924778 gene encoding ultraviolet-B receptor UVR8-like is translated as MQLGGSHHGALSNPQKEISVNQDLDEGQVKEISGLDWIKVAGVASGSEHSVITTENGVIMTWGWGEHGQLGLGDTCDHTCPQVSVHAIKNEHSS